From Saccharibacillus brassicae:
TCTCTTTGTTGAACGCTCAGTAAATTCGACAAGCATTTCACACATTAAAACGCAACTTTGATTCTACACTTAAAGATACCAGAAATGAACAGCTTTTTCGAAAAGTTTTGACTTTGTTAACAAAGATGTCAAACTATCCTCCGGAATTAGTGATGTTAGGCCTTGAAAAGCACTTACCCGAAGGCTAAGTGTCTTTTCATGCCTAGTGCCTAACGCGCCTTTCGCCTTGAAAAGCACTTACCCGAAGGCTAAGTGCTTTTCATGCCCAGTGCCTAACGCGCCTTTAGCCTTGAAACGCACTTGATCTTAATCTCGGATCTTAATCATGAGATCTTAATCCCGGATCTTGATCTTAGTCTTGCCCTCAGATCTTCCCCTCAAATCTTTTCCCCATTAACAATCCCCGGCGCGAAAAAACCCCTGTCGCTTTCCTTCCATCACCGCCTATTGTTCCGCCCCCACCTCACTTTATTTCAAATTTTAAATTTTCTCTTCCTTATAATAGGCCGATATATAGCCTTTAACGTCTTCCGGTCCGATCCTAAACACCTTTCCTTCCGGTTTCCTCCTTCTACGGGGCTTCTTTCTATTATCGGCCTTTATTCGGCGCGTTCAAGGGTTATCCGGCGCTCTCTTCGACACTTTTGTGACATTTCTCATAGCCTCTGTCCTATCCGGATTTCTGCGGCCGAAACGCGTAGAAACCGCGCGAATTCGCCTTTTTCCGACACATCGAACCCATCCTGCGCGCTCCACTTGTTCGTACTATGCTCCTCATCCCTGCTCTACCCTGCTCTCGCTACAACCCGCAACGAATCCTCCTATCGCTATTTGCCCGTTTTCGGCTTTTTCCGCCCTCCAACGAATCCTGTTATCCTTATCTGCCGCAATCCGCCCGATTAGGGCCGATTTCGAGCATATAGCGTGATGACGATTCGTTAAAACGCCAAAAAGCGAATCCGGGCGCAAATAGCGTGCTGACGATTCGTTAGCCTGACCGTGACCCGCCTCGAGGCTGCCGCCACCAGCACCACCAGCATCGCCAGCACCACCAACATCTCCCGCAGCCTCAGTATCGCCACCGGCATCGCCACCGCCACCGCTATCGCCAGCACCATCACCAGCCTCACCATCGCCCGGCCCGACTCCCCCATTTTCCCCGCACGCCAAAAAGACGCGGAGATCCGCGTCTTCGGGCCGTGCGCTTTTTCGAAACAGGGAAGCCTCGGGGCGACTGCGCCCTAGTCTTTGCGGGTCTCCATCCAGTTGTTCTTCACCAGGTTCTGGTACCAGTAGAAGCTTTCTTTCGGCGTGCGCTTCAGGGAACGGTAGTCCACGTGCACGAGACCGAACCGCATCCGGTAGCCTTCGGCCCACTCGAAGTTGTCCATGAGCGACCAGGCCATGTAGCCTTTGAGGTTGATACCGTCGGCGATGACGCGGTGCACCTGCGCGATATGCTGCTGCAGGTACGAGATGCGGCGCGTATCGTTGACTTTGCCGTTGACGATGTCGTCGTTGATGCAGGCGCCGTTTTCGGTAATGTAGATGTCGATGTTGCCGTATTTTTGCAGGTAATGGATGACGTCATAGAGGCCTCTCGATTCGACCGGCCAGCCGATATCGGTCTTGGTCAGTCCCATGTCGACTTCTTCCATCTGCAAATAGCCGCCGTCCGGGTTGAACCGGTTGACGCTCATCGCGTAATAGTTGATGCCGATATGGTCGATCGGCTGCGCGATCGCTTCCATGTCGCCTTCGTGGATCGGCGGCACGTGGCCGGACTGCTCGAACCAGTCGTACAGCGGCTTCGGATAGCTGCCTTTGTAGATCGGGTCGAGGAACCAGTCGGAGAAGACCTGGATATTGCGGTCCGCGGCGCCTTGATCGGCTTCGGTCTTGGAATACGGCACGGCCCAGGCTACGTTCGGCGCGATGCCGATCTTGCCGTCGACGCCGAGTTCGCGGAACTTGGACACGGATTTGCCGTGGGCGACGAGCAGGTTGTGCGCCACGTCGAGGCCGGCCTGCAGATCCTGCTTGCCCGGCGCGTGGACGCCGATCACGTTCGACAGGAAGGCGATGCACCACGGCTCGTTGAACGTCAGCCAGTATCTGATCTTGCCGTTGAACTCGCGGTACATCACTTCGGAGAACTTGACGAAAGCGTCGATGCTGCGGCGGTTTTCCCAGCCGCCCACATCCTGCAGCGTCTGCGGCAGATCCCAGTGGTACAGCGTGCAGAACGGCTCGATGCCGGCTTCCAGCAGCTTGTCGACGAAGCGGTGGTAGTAATCCAGTCCTTCCTGGTTGATCTCGCCGTCGCCGTCCGGAATGATGCGCGACCAGGAGATGGAGAAGCGGTACGTGTTGATGCCGAGTTCTCTCATGAGCTCGACGTCTTCTTCGTAGCGGTGGTAGCTGTCGCACGCGACGTCGCCGTTATCGCCGTTGTAGACCCGGCCCGGGGTGCGGGCGAACGTATCCCAGATCGACGGGCCGCGGCCGCCTTCCTGCGCGGCTCCTTCGATTTGGTAGGCGGCCGTAGCCGTGCCCCATTTGAAATCTTTCGGGAATTGGAAAATAGTCATGTGTCGTTCCTCCATAAATTGAGTGTGGGCGGATCTGTTCAGGCAGGCCCGCATTGCAGGGCGAATCGAAAAGCATCAGGGCGCCGGCCGCTCGGCAGGCAGCGGCCGGCAGGACCGTATCGCCTACTCGAAGGCGATACGGCGGGTCTCGCCGGCGGCGAACACGAATTCGCCGGCAAAAGCTCCGGCTTCGCCCGCGGCAGCCGGCGAAGAGCCTTCAAAAGCACGGTCGGCGCGCAGCCGGACCGTGGCGGAACGGTCGGCCGCGATCTCGGCCGACCGGAGCTTGCCGCCGCGCCAGTCCAGCGCGACGGTGAAGCCCCCGCGCGCGCGCAGCCCGCGAACAGAGCCGTCCGCCCACGCTTCCGGCAGCGCCGGCAGTAGGTGCAGCTCGCCGAGATGGCTCTGCAGCAGCAGCTCCGCGATGCCGGCCGTTCCGCCGAAGTTGCCGTCGATCTGGAACGGCGGGTGGTCGTCGAACAGGTTCGGGTGCGTAGAGCGCGCCAGCAGCGTGTGTACGAAGCGATAAGCGCTGTCCCCGTCCAGCAGGCGGGCGTACAAATTGATCAGCCACGCGCAGCTCCAGCCCGTGTGGCCGCCTCCGCTTGCGATGCGGGCTTCAAGCGAAGCCCGCGCGGCCGCCAGCAGTTCCGGCGACTCTTCCCGGTTGATGGAACGGCCCGGGTACACGCCGTACAGATGCGAGACGTGGCGGTGGCCCGGCTCGTGCTCCTCCAGTTCGGTGCCCCATTCCAGCAGGCGTCCGTCGGAGCCGACCTGCAGCGGCTGCAGGCGTTCCAGCGCCGCGGCGAATTCCGCCGTCCCGGAAAGATCGAGCCCCAGAATCGAAGCCGATTCCGATGCCTGCTCCAGCACGTCGCGAATAAGCGTCAGGTCCATCGCCGAACCGAAAGCGGTACTGCAAGGCTCGCCGTCCGCCGTCATGAACTTGTTCTCCGGCGAAGTCGACGGAGCCGTCGTCAGACGGCCGTCCGGCCCGTCCACGAGCCAGTCGACGGCGAACAGCGCCGCTTCGCGCAGGATGGGATACGCGGTTGTCCGCAGGAACTGCTCGTCGCCCGTGAACAGATAATGTTCCCACAGATGCGACGTCAGCCACAGGCCGCCCATCGGCCAGAATGCCCAGCTGGCTTCTCCGCCCGAAGGCGTCGTCATGCGCCACAGATCCACGTTGTGATGC
This genomic window contains:
- a CDS encoding GH1 family beta-glucosidase, with the translated sequence MTIFQFPKDFKWGTATAAYQIEGAAQEGGRGPSIWDTFARTPGRVYNGDNGDVACDSYHRYEEDVELMRELGINTYRFSISWSRIIPDGDGEINQEGLDYYHRFVDKLLEAGIEPFCTLYHWDLPQTLQDVGGWENRRSIDAFVKFSEVMYREFNGKIRYWLTFNEPWCIAFLSNVIGVHAPGKQDLQAGLDVAHNLLVAHGKSVSKFRELGVDGKIGIAPNVAWAVPYSKTEADQGAADRNIQVFSDWFLDPIYKGSYPKPLYDWFEQSGHVPPIHEGDMEAIAQPIDHIGINYYAMSVNRFNPDGGYLQMEEVDMGLTKTDIGWPVESRGLYDVIHYLQKYGNIDIYITENGACINDDIVNGKVNDTRRISYLQQHIAQVHRVIADGINLKGYMAWSLMDNFEWAEGYRMRFGLVHVDYRSLKRTPKESFYWYQNLVKNNWMETRKD